Proteins encoded in a region of the Mycobacteriales bacterium genome:
- the murG gene encoding undecaprenyldiphospho-muramoylpentapeptide beta-N-acetylglucosaminyltransferase has product MRVLLAGGGSAGHVSPLLALADRLTADDPATRVLALGTASGLEARLVPGRGYELHEIPRVPLPRRPSVDVLRLPGRLRAAVRAARAAIDRVDADVVVGFGGYVAAPAYLAARRARVPIVVHEQNSRPGFANRLGARLTRWVAVTFPDTPLPHAVRTGLPLRPEILALDRQALRPSAGASLGLDPARRTLVVMGGSLGAQHLNEVLPALAPSLASRGVQVLHLCGTGKTVAAPPPESVATPYVVREYLDRMELAYAVADVVVCRAGANTVSEVTALGLPAIFVPLPVGNGEQRLNAEPVVRGGGGLLVDDAALTPASLEAQLLPLLDDPDRLAAMGRAAAGFGRRDADRLLADLVRRAAATAARRAEGTATP; this is encoded by the coding sequence GTGCGCGTCCTGCTGGCCGGCGGTGGTAGCGCCGGGCACGTGTCGCCGTTGCTGGCGCTGGCCGACCGGCTGACCGCTGACGACCCGGCGACCCGGGTGCTGGCCCTGGGCACCGCCAGCGGACTCGAGGCCCGGCTGGTGCCGGGCCGGGGCTACGAGCTGCACGAGATCCCGCGGGTGCCGCTGCCGCGCCGGCCGTCGGTCGATGTGCTGCGGCTGCCCGGCCGGCTGCGCGCCGCCGTGCGCGCCGCTCGCGCCGCGATCGACCGCGTCGATGCCGACGTCGTCGTGGGGTTCGGCGGCTACGTCGCCGCTCCGGCCTACCTCGCCGCCCGGCGCGCCCGGGTCCCCATCGTCGTGCACGAGCAGAACAGCCGCCCCGGCTTCGCCAACCGGCTCGGTGCGCGCCTCACCCGGTGGGTCGCGGTGACGTTCCCCGACACCCCGTTGCCGCACGCCGTGCGCACCGGGCTTCCGCTGCGCCCGGAGATCCTCGCCCTCGACCGGCAGGCCCTGCGCCCCAGCGCCGGCGCCTCGCTCGGACTCGACCCCGCTCGCCGGACTCTGGTCGTCATGGGTGGCTCCCTCGGGGCGCAGCACCTCAACGAGGTGCTGCCCGCCCTGGCGCCGTCCCTCGCGAGCCGCGGCGTCCAGGTGCTACACCTGTGCGGCACCGGCAAGACCGTGGCCGCCCCGCCCCCGGAGTCCGTGGCCACGCCCTACGTCGTACGGGAGTACCTCGACCGGATGGAGCTCGCCTACGCCGTGGCCGACGTCGTGGTCTGCCGCGCCGGCGCCAACACGGTGAGCGAGGTGACCGCGCTCGGCCTCCCAGCGATCTTCGTCCCGCTGCCGGTCGGCAACGGCGAGCAGCGGCTCAACGCCGAACCCGTCGTGCGCGGCGGCGGGGGGCTGCTCGTCGACGACGCGGCGCTCACCCCCGCGTCGCTCGAGGCGCAGCTGCTGCCGCTGCTGGACGACCCCGATCGGCTCGCGGCAATGGGGCGAGCCGCCGCCGGCTTCGGCCGGCGCGACGCCGACCGGCTGCTCGCCGACCTCGTTCGTCGCGCAGCGGCAACGGCCGCGCGCCGTGCCGAGGGGACGGCGACCCCGTGA
- the murC gene encoding UDP-N-acetylmuramate--L-alanine ligase — translation MTAADAAPVVPAAEELGRVHLIGIGGAGMSGIARILLGRGLPVSGSDAKDSRALTALRALGATVHVGHDVAHLGDADTVVVSSAIRAGNPELVGAHERGLRVLPRAAALAAVMAGRQAVAVAGTHGKTTTTSMLTVVLQQAGADPSYAIGGDLNEPGSNAHHGTGEIFVAEADESDGSFLMLAPHLAVVTNVEADHLDHYGDPDAYARAFSDFVGRVAADGVLVACADDPGAARLVDVARERGLRPVTYGIDADADVRLVDVQAVDGGSTFELVASGRRLGAVTLVVPGRHYALDAGAAITAALELGVPFEPIRQGLGGFRGARRRFEPKGERDGVRVYDSYAHHPTEIAADLRAAREVAGAGRVVVAFQPHLYSRTQAFAAELGEALGLADEVVVMDVYAAREDPVPGVTGAIVAAAVPLPAERVCYEPSWSAVAERLADRAAPGDLLLTLGAGDVTMIGPEVLDVLARRAADGGRP, via the coding sequence GTGACCGCCGCCGACGCCGCTCCGGTCGTGCCGGCGGCCGAGGAGCTCGGCCGCGTGCACCTCATCGGCATCGGCGGTGCCGGCATGAGCGGCATCGCCCGCATCCTGCTCGGCCGCGGCCTGCCCGTGTCCGGCAGCGACGCGAAGGACTCCCGGGCGCTGACCGCGCTGCGCGCGCTGGGCGCGACCGTGCACGTCGGCCACGACGTCGCGCACCTCGGCGACGCCGACACCGTCGTCGTCTCCAGCGCGATCCGGGCCGGCAATCCCGAGCTCGTCGGCGCGCACGAGCGCGGTCTGCGGGTGCTGCCGCGCGCGGCGGCCCTGGCCGCCGTGATGGCGGGGCGGCAAGCGGTCGCCGTCGCCGGCACCCACGGCAAGACGACGACGACGTCGATGCTGACGGTGGTCCTGCAGCAGGCCGGCGCCGACCCGTCCTACGCGATCGGCGGTGACCTGAACGAACCCGGCTCCAACGCCCACCACGGCACCGGCGAGATCTTCGTCGCCGAGGCCGACGAGAGCGACGGGTCGTTCCTCATGCTCGCGCCGCACCTCGCGGTCGTCACCAACGTCGAGGCCGACCACCTCGACCACTACGGCGACCCCGACGCCTACGCCCGCGCCTTCAGCGACTTCGTCGGGCGCGTCGCGGCCGACGGGGTCCTGGTCGCCTGCGCCGACGACCCCGGCGCCGCCCGGCTGGTCGACGTCGCGCGCGAGCGCGGGTTGCGGCCGGTGACCTACGGCATCGACGCCGACGCCGACGTCCGGCTGGTCGACGTGCAAGCGGTCGACGGCGGCTCCACGTTCGAGCTGGTCGCCTCGGGACGGCGCCTCGGCGCGGTCACCCTCGTCGTACCCGGGCGGCACTACGCCCTCGACGCCGGCGCCGCGATCACCGCGGCGCTCGAGCTGGGGGTGCCGTTCGAGCCCATCCGGCAGGGCCTCGGCGGGTTCCGCGGCGCCCGGCGCAGGTTCGAGCCGAAGGGCGAGCGCGACGGCGTGCGGGTCTACGACAGCTACGCGCACCACCCGACCGAGATCGCCGCGGACCTGCGGGCCGCCCGCGAGGTGGCCGGCGCCGGCCGCGTGGTCGTCGCCTTCCAGCCGCACCTCTACAGCCGCACCCAGGCCTTCGCCGCCGAGCTGGGGGAGGCGCTCGGCCTGGCCGACGAGGTCGTGGTCATGGACGTCTACGCCGCCCGCGAGGACCCAGTGCCCGGGGTGACCGGCGCGATCGTCGCCGCCGCCGTGCCGTTGCCCGCGGAGCGCGTCTGCTACGAGCCGTCCTGGTCGGCGGTCGCCGAGCGGCTGGCCGACCGGGCCGCGCCCGGCGACCTGCTGCTGACCCTGGGCGCGGGCGACGTGACGATGATCGGCCCGGAGGTTCTCGACGTGCTGGCCCGGCGGGCCGCCGACGGGGGGCGGCCCTGA
- a CDS encoding FtsQ-type POTRA domain-containing protein, giving the protein MLGATVVTVAALGAWVLLWSGLLAVRHITVDGVSRLTAREVRAVADVHRDEPMITVDTRAVERRIARLGPVASVQVLRSWPSTLRIEVTERQPVAVLVPPGGGPDRLVDRTGTAFATVTPRPLLLTPVRTAAPVPGEGAAAVRAAVRVLATLPDGVRRDVVAVNAPSPAGITLQLAGGVQVVWGDDSHGARKAAVLAALLAAPVPPGGHRPTVYDVSTPGVAVTR; this is encoded by the coding sequence GTGCTCGGCGCCACCGTCGTCACCGTCGCCGCGCTCGGTGCCTGGGTCCTGCTCTGGTCGGGGCTGCTCGCGGTGCGCCACATCACCGTCGACGGGGTCTCGCGGCTCACCGCGCGGGAGGTCAGGGCTGTCGCGGACGTCCACCGCGACGAGCCGATGATCACGGTGGACACCCGGGCGGTCGAACGGCGCATCGCGCGCCTCGGACCCGTGGCATCCGTGCAGGTGCTGCGGTCCTGGCCGTCCACGCTGCGCATCGAGGTGACCGAGCGGCAGCCGGTCGCGGTGCTGGTGCCCCCCGGCGGTGGTCCCGACCGGCTGGTCGATCGCACCGGCACGGCCTTCGCCACCGTCACGCCCCGCCCGCTGCTGCTCACCCCGGTGCGCACCGCCGCGCCGGTGCCGGGGGAGGGAGCTGCCGCGGTCCGGGCGGCCGTGCGGGTCCTGGCGACCCTGCCCGACGGCGTACGCCGTGACGTCGTGGCCGTCAACGCGCCCTCGCCCGCCGGCATCACCCTGCAGCTGGCCGGCGGGGTGCAGGTGGTCTGGGGGGACGACAGCCACGGTGCCCGCAAGGCGGCGGTGCTGGCCGCCCTGCTCGCCGCGCCGGTGCCGCCCGGGGGACACCGGCCGACGGTCTACGACGTCAGCACGCCGGGCGTCGCGGTCACCCGCTGA
- a CDS encoding UDP-N-acetylmuramoyl-L-alanyl-D-glutamate--2,6-diaminopimelate ligase encodes MPAPPPPSPPRPQRVLRRPLAQLVGLLGERVVAVDDGLDDVEVTGITHDSRAVRPGDLYAALPGSHAHGAQFAPAAASAGAVAALTDPAGAEDCRAAGLAVLAVDLPRAVLGTAAAWVYGEPARDLLLVGVTGTNGKTTTAYLLEAGLRAAGRRTGLIGTIETRIGDEVLPSAHTTPEATDLQSLFAVMRERGVDAVAMEVSSIALAMGRVDGTVFDVAGFTNFSQDHLDFHADMADYFAAKASLFTSHRARRGVVNVDDAHGARLVREAGVPIVTVSPSGDPAADWRASAVEPRPTGATGFHLSGPDGVEIEALVRLPGRFNVDNALLAIAALATAGLDPAAAARGVAECTTVPGRMERVRSGQDFLAVVDYAHTPDAVASLLAALRPAPPARLIAVLGCGGDRDRSKRSLMGEVAARAADLLVVTDDNPRSEDPAAVRAAVLAGARGVPPDVRGEVVEVADRREAIAVAVRAARAGDTVVVAGKGHEQGQEYADRTLPFDDRAVLRDLLTGAGAPS; translated from the coding sequence GTGCCAGCGCCCCCTCCGCCGTCGCCGCCGCGCCCGCAGCGGGTGCTCCGGCGGCCCCTCGCGCAGCTCGTCGGGCTGCTCGGCGAGCGGGTCGTCGCGGTTGATGACGGGCTCGACGACGTCGAGGTCACCGGCATCACGCACGACTCCCGCGCGGTCCGTCCCGGCGACCTCTACGCCGCGCTGCCGGGGTCGCACGCCCACGGCGCGCAGTTCGCGCCGGCGGCCGCCTCGGCCGGTGCCGTCGCCGCGCTGACCGACCCCGCCGGCGCCGAGGATTGCCGGGCCGCGGGGCTCGCGGTGCTGGCGGTCGACCTGCCGCGCGCGGTGCTCGGGACTGCGGCCGCCTGGGTCTACGGGGAGCCCGCGCGTGACCTGCTGCTCGTCGGCGTCACCGGCACCAACGGCAAGACGACCACTGCCTACCTGCTGGAGGCCGGGCTGCGCGCGGCCGGCCGGCGCACGGGTCTCATCGGCACGATCGAGACCCGCATCGGCGACGAGGTGCTGCCGAGCGCGCACACCACGCCCGAGGCCACGGACCTGCAGTCGCTGTTCGCGGTGATGCGTGAGCGCGGCGTCGACGCGGTCGCGATGGAGGTGTCGAGCATCGCCCTGGCGATGGGCCGCGTCGACGGGACGGTCTTCGACGTCGCCGGCTTCACGAACTTCTCCCAGGACCACCTCGACTTCCACGCCGACATGGCCGACTACTTCGCCGCGAAGGCGTCGCTGTTCACCAGCCACCGGGCGCGGCGAGGAGTGGTCAACGTCGACGACGCCCACGGCGCGCGGCTGGTCCGGGAGGCCGGCGTCCCGATCGTCACCGTCTCGCCCTCGGGCGACCCCGCCGCCGACTGGCGGGCGAGCGCGGTCGAGCCGAGACCGACCGGGGCGACGGGCTTCCACCTGAGTGGCCCCGACGGAGTCGAGATCGAGGCGCTGGTGCGGCTGCCCGGGCGGTTCAACGTCGACAACGCGCTGCTCGCGATCGCCGCGCTGGCCACCGCCGGGCTCGACCCGGCCGCCGCGGCACGCGGCGTGGCGGAGTGCACGACGGTGCCGGGCCGGATGGAACGCGTGCGCTCCGGTCAGGACTTCCTCGCCGTCGTCGACTACGCGCACACCCCCGACGCCGTCGCGAGCCTGCTCGCGGCTCTTCGCCCGGCGCCGCCGGCCCGGCTGATCGCGGTGCTCGGGTGCGGCGGGGACCGCGACCGGTCCAAGCGCTCGCTCATGGGCGAGGTCGCCGCCCGGGCCGCGGACCTGCTCGTCGTCACCGACGACAACCCGCGCTCCGAGGACCCCGCCGCGGTCCGCGCCGCCGTGCTCGCCGGGGCCCGTGGCGTGCCGCCGGACGTGCGCGGCGAGGTCGTGGAGGTCGCCGACCGGCGCGAGGCCATCGCCGTCGCGGTGCGAGCCGCGCGGGCCGGCGACACGGTCGTCGTGGCGGGCAAGGGACACGAGCAGGGCCAGGAGTACGCCGACCGCACGCTTCCCTTCGACGACCGCGCGGTGCTGCGTGACCTGCTCACGGGGGCGGGAGCCCCTTCGTGA
- the murD gene encoding UDP-N-acetylmuramoyl-L-alanine--D-glutamate ligase — MTESYAGRAICVAGIAVSGAAAARALAEGSARVTVVDERDGPREQEAAAALERLGASVRLGKGATADLPDGVELVVTSPGWRPDAPLLRAALDRGIEVVGEPELAWRLRPEPPRTPDARRTEWLGVTGTNGKTTTVGMLASILQAAGYRTTAAGNVGAPLVDAVLADPAYDVIAVEMSSFQLHWSSQLSFDSAVVLNLAPDHLDWHGSLDAYAAAKSRIYRGSREQLFNADDPATEALLPPRGDDRCAHGFSITRRADFCIEDGVLVDRTTSGHQLAAVDDIALPGPHNLANALAAAGLARLLSLRSDFEVPPAAVREGLRVFRPGEHRNQLVATAGGVAYVDDSKATNPHAAAASLSAYDRVVWIAGGLLKGAAVDELVAAHARRLRAVVLIGRDRPQLASALARHAPDVPVVEVAATETGAMRTAVRTAAGLATPGDTVLMAPAAASMDMFVDYADRGAQFAAAAREVAEDRVP, encoded by the coding sequence ATGACCGAGTCCTACGCCGGCCGCGCGATCTGCGTCGCCGGGATCGCCGTCTCCGGCGCGGCCGCGGCGCGGGCCCTGGCCGAGGGCAGCGCGCGGGTGACCGTCGTCGACGAGCGCGACGGCCCCCGCGAGCAGGAGGCGGCCGCGGCGCTCGAACGTCTCGGTGCGAGCGTGCGACTGGGCAAGGGGGCGACCGCTGACCTGCCCGACGGGGTCGAGCTCGTCGTTACCTCGCCCGGCTGGCGGCCGGACGCCCCGCTGCTGCGCGCCGCGCTCGACCGCGGGATCGAGGTCGTCGGCGAGCCGGAGCTGGCCTGGCGGCTGCGGCCGGAACCTCCGCGGACGCCCGACGCGCGCAGGACCGAGTGGCTGGGCGTCACCGGCACCAACGGCAAGACGACGACCGTCGGCATGCTCGCCTCGATCCTGCAGGCGGCGGGTTACCGGACCACCGCGGCCGGCAACGTGGGGGCGCCGCTCGTCGACGCGGTGCTCGCGGATCCGGCCTACGACGTCATCGCCGTCGAGATGTCGAGCTTCCAGCTGCACTGGTCGTCGCAGCTGTCGTTCGACTCCGCGGTCGTGCTCAACCTGGCACCCGACCACCTCGACTGGCACGGGTCGCTCGACGCCTACGCCGCGGCCAAGTCGCGGATCTACCGCGGCAGCCGCGAGCAGCTGTTCAACGCCGACGACCCGGCCACCGAGGCGCTGCTGCCGCCTCGCGGTGACGACCGCTGCGCGCACGGCTTCTCGATCACCAGGCGGGCCGACTTCTGCATCGAGGACGGCGTCCTCGTCGACCGCACGACCAGCGGCCATCAGCTCGCCGCCGTCGACGACATCGCGCTGCCGGGGCCGCACAACCTCGCCAACGCACTCGCGGCCGCGGGGCTGGCCCGGCTGCTGTCGCTGCGGTCCGACTTCGAGGTGCCGCCGGCCGCGGTCCGCGAGGGGCTGCGGGTGTTCCGCCCCGGGGAGCACCGCAACCAGCTCGTCGCGACGGCCGGCGGGGTGGCGTACGTCGACGACTCGAAGGCGACCAACCCGCACGCAGCGGCCGCCAGCCTGTCGGCCTACGACCGCGTCGTCTGGATCGCCGGCGGCCTGCTCAAGGGCGCGGCGGTCGACGAGCTCGTCGCCGCCCACGCGCGCCGGCTGCGCGCCGTGGTGCTGATCGGCCGGGACAGGCCGCAGCTCGCCTCGGCACTGGCGCGACACGCGCCCGATGTGCCGGTCGTCGAGGTCGCCGCGACGGAGACTGGGGCCATGCGGACGGCGGTGCGGACGGCGGCGGGCCTGGCCACGCCGGGCGACACCGTGCTGATGGCGCCGGCCGCGGCGAGCATGGACATGTTCGTCGACTACGCCGACCGCGGCGCGCAGTTCGCGGCAGCCGCCCGTGAGGTTGCCGAGGACCGGGTGCCGTGA
- the murF gene encoding UDP-N-acetylmuramoyl-tripeptide--D-alanyl-D-alanine ligase, whose product MIRLTLGELATLVDGRLAGAAADRTVTAPVTVDSREVTPGGLFAAYAGEHADGHDFAAAAVDAGAVAVLGTRAVEGAPTVVVADVTAALGSLARALLDRLPDLTVVGITGSAGKTTTKDLVAQVLGRLGPVIAPPGSFNNEIGLPLTVLRADETTRHLVLEYSARGVGHIRYLTGIAPPRVAAVLNVGSAHLGEFGSREAIAEAKGELVEALPADGVAVLSADDPLVAGMATRTRAPVTTFGEAATADVRADAVELDALARPRFRLHVDGDSADVALQLSGRHMVANALATAAVARRCGMPLGDVAQALSAARPASRWRMEVSDRPDGVTVINDAYNANPESARAAVDALVAIAGESRRSWAVLGLMAELGEAAAEAHRAVGDHAARAGVDRVVAVGQEAAGIRTGAGPAAVLVDDVAAAVRLLRRELRPGDVVLVKASRAAGLERIAAALLADADDGAREAAS is encoded by the coding sequence GTGATCCGGCTGACGCTGGGAGAGCTCGCGACTCTCGTCGACGGGCGGCTGGCCGGGGCGGCCGCGGACCGCACGGTGACCGCGCCGGTCACCGTCGACTCCCGCGAGGTGACGCCGGGCGGGCTCTTCGCGGCCTACGCCGGTGAGCACGCCGACGGCCACGACTTCGCCGCGGCGGCCGTCGACGCCGGCGCGGTCGCGGTCCTCGGCACCCGGGCCGTCGAGGGCGCGCCGACCGTCGTCGTGGCCGACGTCACCGCCGCGCTGGGCTCGCTCGCCCGCGCCCTGCTCGACCGCCTGCCCGACCTCACCGTCGTCGGGATCACCGGCTCGGCCGGCAAGACCACCACCAAGGACCTGGTCGCCCAGGTGCTCGGCCGCCTCGGGCCGGTGATCGCCCCGCCCGGGTCGTTCAACAACGAGATCGGCCTACCGCTCACCGTTCTGCGCGCCGACGAGACCACGCGACACCTCGTGCTCGAGTACAGCGCCCGCGGCGTCGGCCACATCCGCTACCTCACCGGCATCGCCCCGCCTCGGGTGGCAGCGGTCCTCAACGTCGGCAGCGCCCACCTCGGCGAGTTCGGCAGCCGCGAGGCGATCGCCGAGGCCAAGGGCGAGCTGGTCGAGGCGCTGCCCGCCGACGGCGTCGCCGTCCTGTCCGCCGACGACCCGCTGGTCGCCGGCATGGCGACGCGCACGCGGGCGCCGGTCACGACGTTCGGGGAGGCGGCGACCGCCGACGTCCGCGCCGACGCCGTCGAGCTCGATGCTCTCGCCCGCCCCCGGTTCCGGCTCCACGTCGACGGCGACTCGGCCGACGTCGCGCTGCAGCTGTCCGGCCGGCACATGGTCGCCAACGCCCTCGCCACCGCCGCGGTGGCGCGGCGCTGCGGGATGCCCCTCGGTGACGTTGCCCAGGCGCTGAGCGCGGCGCGACCCGCGAGCCGGTGGCGCATGGAGGTCAGCGACCGCCCCGACGGCGTCACCGTGATCAACGACGCCTACAACGCCAACCCGGAGTCGGCGCGGGCGGCGGTCGATGCGCTCGTGGCGATCGCCGGCGAGTCGCGGCGCAGCTGGGCGGTGCTCGGGCTGATGGCCGAGCTCGGCGAGGCCGCGGCCGAGGCGCACCGCGCCGTCGGTGACCACGCCGCTCGCGCCGGTGTCGACCGGGTGGTTGCGGTGGGCCAGGAAGCCGCCGGCATTCGCACCGGTGCCGGGCCTGCTGCCGTCCTCGTCGACGACGTCGCGGCCGCCGTTCGCCTGCTCCGCCGGGAGCTGCGGCCCGGCGACGTCGTGCTGGTCAAGGCGTCGCGGGCCGCCGGTCTCGAACGCATCGCCGCCGCCCTACTCGCCGACGCCGACGACGGCGCACGGGAGGCCGCCTCGTGA
- the mraY gene encoding phospho-N-acetylmuramoyl-pentapeptide-transferase: MRNVLLASLTSLVVSLLFTPVAIRIFRARGYGQLIRDDGPTSHHTKRGTPTMGGTVIILATLTGYFVAHAAFWRGPTASGLLVLFLMTGLGIVGFVDDFIKISKQRSLGLNSKAKFLGQAIVAVTFGVLALQFADPEGLAPASEHLSFVRDYHAITFGAAGFVVWSFFMVAAASNGVNLTDGLDGLASGAAVMVFGAYVIIAFWQFGNECARVGQHAGNCYLVRDPLDLALVAAAAMGACFGFLWWNASPARIFMGDTGSLALGGTLAGLAMTTRTELLLVILGGLFVIETLSVMIQVAAFKGVKRRVFNMAPIHHHFELAGWNENTVIVRFWIIAGLAVAFGLGVFYAEFLSAGPLR, translated from the coding sequence GTGAGGAACGTCCTGCTGGCCAGCCTGACGTCGCTGGTCGTGTCGCTGCTGTTCACCCCGGTCGCCATCCGGATCTTCCGGGCCCGCGGCTACGGGCAGCTGATCCGCGACGACGGGCCGACGAGCCACCACACCAAGCGGGGCACCCCGACCATGGGTGGCACGGTCATCATCCTGGCGACGCTGACCGGCTACTTCGTCGCGCACGCGGCGTTCTGGCGCGGCCCGACCGCCTCCGGGCTGCTCGTGCTGTTCCTCATGACCGGCCTCGGCATCGTCGGATTCGTCGACGACTTCATCAAGATCAGCAAGCAGCGCAGCCTCGGCCTCAACAGCAAGGCCAAGTTCCTCGGCCAGGCGATCGTCGCGGTGACCTTCGGCGTGCTCGCCCTGCAGTTCGCCGACCCGGAGGGGCTCGCGCCGGCCTCGGAACACCTGTCGTTCGTCCGCGACTACCACGCCATCACGTTCGGCGCGGCCGGGTTCGTCGTGTGGTCGTTCTTCATGGTCGCGGCAGCCTCCAACGGCGTGAACCTCACCGACGGCCTCGACGGCCTGGCCAGCGGAGCCGCGGTGATGGTCTTCGGCGCCTACGTGATCATCGCCTTCTGGCAGTTCGGCAACGAGTGCGCCCGGGTGGGCCAGCACGCCGGCAACTGCTACCTCGTGCGCGATCCACTCGACCTCGCGCTGGTTGCCGCGGCGGCCATGGGCGCCTGCTTCGGGTTCCTGTGGTGGAACGCCTCGCCGGCGCGCATCTTCATGGGCGACACCGGGTCGCTGGCCCTGGGCGGCACGCTCGCCGGGCTGGCCATGACCACCCGCACCGAGCTGCTGCTGGTCATCCTCGGCGGGCTGTTCGTCATCGAGACGCTGTCGGTGATGATCCAGGTCGCGGCGTTCAAGGGCGTGAAGCGTCGGGTGTTCAACATGGCCCCGATCCACCACCACTTCGAGCTCGCCGGGTGGAACGAGAACACCGTCATCGTGCGGTTCTGGATCATCGCCGGGTTGGCGGTGGCGTTCGGCCTGGGCGTCTTCTACGCGGAGTTCCTGTCGGCCGGCCCGCTGCGATGA
- the ftsW gene encoding putative lipid II flippase FtsW: MTAVADTPAAARRARAREAGARAQGGWLDRPLTSYYLVVGSASLLVALGLIMVLSASSVQSYASSGSSFSIVAKQAMWVAIGLPIMVFAARMPVRFYRALGYPLMIISIVGLMAVLVPHIGVTVNGARRWIDLPAGIQIQPSEPAKLALVLWGADLLARKEKLLDDWRHLVMPLVPVSLLLGGLLMLEPDMGTTIVLMTVMLALLWVVGAPARIFGFTFGGLGGALGVLAVAEPYRLARLTSFTNPFADPLGAGYQAVQGIYALASGGWWGLGLGASREKWAYLPNQYTDYIFAIIGEELGLIGAFVVLLLFGLLGYGGLRIARRATDRFSQLAAAAVTAWLLSQAIVNIGYVVGVLPVTGIPLPMVSFGGSAMVPTLFAIGMLASFARAEPGAAEALAARPGLLRRRSRR, translated from the coding sequence GTGACGGCGGTCGCAGACACCCCCGCCGCCGCACGGCGGGCCCGCGCCCGGGAGGCCGGTGCGCGGGCGCAGGGCGGCTGGCTCGACCGGCCGCTGACCTCCTACTACCTCGTCGTCGGCAGCGCCTCGCTGCTCGTGGCGCTCGGCCTGATCATGGTCCTGTCGGCGTCGAGCGTGCAGTCCTACGCGTCGAGCGGCTCGTCGTTCTCGATCGTCGCCAAGCAGGCGATGTGGGTCGCGATCGGGCTGCCGATCATGGTGTTCGCGGCGCGGATGCCGGTGCGCTTCTACCGCGCCCTCGGCTACCCCCTCATGATCATCAGCATCGTCGGGCTGATGGCCGTGCTGGTGCCGCACATCGGGGTGACCGTCAACGGCGCGCGACGCTGGATCGACCTGCCGGCCGGCATCCAGATCCAGCCCAGCGAGCCGGCCAAGCTGGCGCTCGTCCTGTGGGGCGCGGACCTGCTGGCGCGCAAGGAGAAGCTGCTCGACGACTGGCGCCACCTGGTGATGCCCCTGGTGCCCGTCAGCCTGCTCCTCGGCGGGCTGCTCATGCTCGAGCCCGACATGGGCACGACGATCGTGCTGATGACCGTGATGCTCGCGCTGCTCTGGGTCGTCGGCGCCCCGGCGCGCATCTTCGGCTTCACGTTCGGCGGGCTGGGCGGCGCGCTCGGCGTGCTCGCGGTCGCCGAGCCCTACCGGCTGGCCCGTCTCACGTCGTTCACCAACCCGTTCGCCGACCCACTCGGCGCCGGCTACCAAGCGGTGCAGGGCATCTACGCCCTCGCCTCCGGCGGCTGGTGGGGGCTCGGCCTGGGCGCCAGCCGGGAGAAGTGGGCCTACCTGCCCAACCAGTACACCGACTACATCTTCGCGATCATCGGCGAGGAGCTAGGGCTCATCGGCGCGTTCGTCGTCCTCCTCCTGTTCGGCCTGCTCGGCTACGGCGGCCTGCGGATCGCCCGGCGGGCCACCGACCGGTTCAGCCAGCTCGCGGCGGCGGCCGTCACCGCGTGGCTGCTCAGCCAGGCGATCGTCAACATCGGCTACGTCGTGGGCGTGCTGCCCGTCACCGGCATCCCGCTGCCGATGGTGTCGTTCGGCGGCTCGGCGATGGTGCCCACGCTGTTCGCGATCGGCATGCTGGCGTCGTTCGCCCGCGCCGAGCCCGGTGCGGCCGAGGCGCTGGCCGCGCGGCCCGGGCTGCTGCGGCGCCGGTCTCGGCGGTAG